A genomic stretch from Coraliomargarita sinensis includes:
- a CDS encoding RHS repeat-associated core domain-containing protein, which yields MRKRIFIYCLLVFKLGAGFLGASPCGPAAKFDPTGVSSIMVSGRAVIKGFSQYTEVPDGELPTLYRIQSWKGINWFTSFCRWEIGEGSIYSGMNRINQEGELILGKAIKSFEQGYCEAGNPVETEEFSELNNSFYTPDYADVHPAWCYRDKFTTIISKNTYQANASYLDGGPGNYCGSAYYERYGSLFVDIEETMSNPESVHDVLLSSVNEPVVRQVPLGAFDREAASYKTSLDVEETYLHTRGSFLEIPVKANSVQFEISFEGLCPGDYYADFQLNSQQVTSDTDEPPAPVEYYRTDVIRFSVKQSDDGYKEISYDVPLVEGRHVWLANLPQAISATRCSDELAASSSELGSVSWSVSLGRVGYEQSAGNIWLMSEEINANLFTPAALSLDSDVKERCEVIYDDSTGVVRQVMSAEVLVDVVVISSDIYEIRLYPSDGLKRGYRTNYYDTSSAEELVVYRFERIGTGMDTLRISETRGGDTSFEEFYNDAGADLWRHKRGSGLVIEELAVSHSAGIIAKTRTLTDGSGKTASKVLERFKPIAGLNQRFERVEDPDGDALTTRWIYYDDPKNDGESYGRLRTKIDPTGYWETYSYDSETRRIGKTVSQYLDAPPGSPESQCQVERVLWSEIPDMDGDQVPESLKTVVMKVMGKETSRVHTIDFSALVENVRREYEPAPFAERFLGGNVNDVGQEYYTTEKVYRSSFRDRWIIEAIAEGAEWNDSSNTRVTKQRFYESGPFEGRLRYVLGSDGLLVSYDYRETNDGGTMVTTHKGIPEGPELSRVSRGTKIRENYNAVGSLVSREVIDVETSIVVEYQHATTFDEQGRVTGYAYSDGTTTRSNYNCCGLADETDIYGNTTSYFYDDLGRVDSEVRLGITTDYTYDAAGRIVEKAVIGTDNTSEIIQEQRFYTPSGELDYKLDAMSRTTDYERMENGAGQTVRTTINPDGGNVKKIYHQDGRLKSVDGSAAYPKQYEYGVVFDTHNNRSFNATFVKEILLGDNGGEEEFTATYYDMLGRVYKIEYPKLTSEGSVFAYKYYDKKGRLVREVEPGDGTSTLYEYDALGRTITTALDVDADQQIDYAGADQITRTAESYFEDPVKGFVRRSTVELWEIDDLDQPTVIQTKDVALSSQDVWTSIYGQNSHQSLKISGSGTYSQVRTAQDGTVNNTTYVDGYRKELKVSHPETGSLEQKKYNYDVFGRLDSVDDVRNGVTDYDYYPDGRIQSVTRPDPDTSKEGIGYDPQTTEYVYRINLEDGRLISVTLPDASRQHSAFGPRGGLMKRWGSKTYPVEYTYDHAGRKESMTTWQNFDEEKGVGINGSATTQWIYNRRGLLKEKRYDVIDTSTYTPGPRYAYDDTGRLHTRTSARSLVTTYRYHRGTGRLQKVVYSDATSGVTNTYTRAGRLKTVQDESGIRQLQYDTGRLTSVEWGSGALAGFRVERGYDEYLRPNFLRLSQEEREVYNVNYGYYPDSRLRQVSHGHSLFEYGYHPESQLLNRTTSRYRGQIGLQVEREWDRLNRLASIETAFGYSKVPLQAFDYIYNDLNQREQVRTLGSKYWEYGYDDMGQVKSANKRRDSDGASLPGYGSHYAYDDIGNRRTSGPRTASEPGYSEYFSGSDATGDQGANALNQYGGRRLSRSVQVIGEADASASVTVNDGPATRVDEVFGAIIDYSTEDAPDEARYETLTTVAKLSEAGEDGADLVSVKDGRAYLAPNPENFVYDADGNLIEDGRWKYTWNAENRLVAMETLAVAYNVGAPRQKLEFAYDSRGRRFSKKVYEWDTLSSSFQLSSSTRYLYNGWNLIAEIDAMAPSSPAIRSTYVWGLDLSGTTQGAGGVGGLLAVNNQNGSTYYPAFDGNGNVMAYYAADTGESVAEFEYGPFGEPLRETGPNAEAFNFRFSTKYQDLETELLYYGFRYYDPVTGRWPSRDPIGERGGLNLYGMVGNDPVNIFDILGLQGSRSSRSGYTPDGGPWLTREYWTMRFDTSQNPTLSRPGLFGLKRRVADYRTSDYVVPETANFTISISTGPNRTPGSDFGKVNTLDIPTGTKTFPVTPNADRIPNPDKVPDGVYPCLIRVKCNQKCKCGNDSKTVSWTPRDGVFASFIPGTLYQTNPYSTLPANTGWECRPDSGFEESSWSGSLAQSFCGDGKKKCSSAK from the coding sequence CGAAGCGGGCAATCCTGTTGAGACGGAGGAATTCTCTGAATTGAACAATTCGTTCTACACGCCTGATTACGCGGATGTGCATCCCGCTTGGTGCTATCGTGATAAATTTACCACTATCATCTCTAAAAATACTTACCAGGCGAATGCTAGCTATCTCGATGGTGGGCCGGGAAATTACTGCGGTTCAGCTTACTATGAAAGATACGGATCTCTTTTTGTGGATATTGAAGAAACCATGAGCAATCCTGAATCGGTGCACGATGTATTGCTCAGTTCGGTTAATGAGCCGGTTGTTCGCCAAGTGCCCCTTGGTGCTTTTGATAGAGAGGCGGCTTCTTACAAAACCTCGCTCGACGTGGAAGAGACTTACCTGCACACGCGTGGTAGCTTTTTGGAGATTCCGGTAAAAGCGAATTCCGTGCAGTTTGAAATCTCTTTCGAGGGCCTTTGCCCAGGAGACTATTACGCGGATTTTCAACTTAACTCGCAACAGGTAACTTCTGATACAGACGAGCCACCTGCCCCTGTTGAATACTACCGGACGGACGTCATACGCTTTTCCGTGAAGCAATCCGATGATGGCTACAAAGAGATCTCCTACGATGTCCCACTAGTGGAGGGGCGACATGTCTGGTTGGCAAATTTGCCTCAGGCGATTTCTGCGACTCGTTGTTCGGATGAATTAGCGGCTTCCTCGAGTGAACTGGGTAGTGTCTCGTGGAGCGTCAGCCTTGGACGCGTCGGTTACGAACAATCGGCAGGTAATATTTGGCTCATGTCGGAGGAAATTAACGCGAACTTGTTTACGCCGGCCGCGTTGTCTTTGGATTCGGATGTCAAAGAGCGTTGTGAAGTCATTTATGATGATAGCACAGGGGTTGTGCGCCAAGTCATGTCGGCCGAGGTGCTAGTCGATGTGGTCGTTATCTCCAGTGATATCTACGAGATTCGGTTATATCCTTCGGATGGGCTAAAGCGAGGGTATCGCACAAACTATTATGATACATCCTCGGCGGAGGAGCTGGTGGTTTACCGTTTTGAGCGGATCGGCACTGGGATGGATACACTCAGGATTTCAGAAACAAGAGGCGGTGACACTAGTTTTGAAGAATTTTATAACGACGCAGGTGCTGATCTCTGGCGGCACAAGCGGGGATCAGGCCTGGTCATAGAGGAATTGGCCGTAAGTCACTCGGCTGGCATCATAGCCAAGACGAGAACGTTAACCGACGGTTCCGGAAAAACGGCCTCGAAAGTCCTAGAAAGATTTAAACCAATCGCAGGTCTCAATCAACGGTTTGAGCGCGTCGAGGATCCAGACGGAGACGCCCTGACGACGCGTTGGATTTACTATGATGATCCGAAGAATGACGGGGAAAGCTACGGGCGGTTAAGAACAAAAATCGACCCAACCGGCTACTGGGAGACCTATTCATATGATTCCGAGACCCGTCGAATCGGAAAAACGGTATCGCAATATCTTGATGCGCCTCCGGGCAGTCCGGAAAGTCAGTGCCAGGTCGAACGTGTGTTGTGGTCGGAAATTCCGGATATGGATGGAGATCAGGTTCCCGAAAGCCTTAAAACAGTCGTGATGAAGGTAATGGGTAAGGAAACGTCCAGGGTCCATACGATCGATTTTTCAGCGCTTGTTGAGAATGTGCGAAGGGAGTACGAGCCTGCACCGTTTGCGGAACGCTTTCTGGGTGGCAATGTGAATGATGTTGGCCAGGAATATTATACGACAGAGAAAGTGTACAGATCCTCCTTCCGGGATCGCTGGATTATTGAGGCGATTGCCGAAGGTGCTGAGTGGAATGATTCTTCTAACACCCGGGTGACGAAGCAGCGGTTTTACGAATCAGGGCCCTTTGAGGGGCGGCTGAGGTACGTGCTCGGTTCGGATGGCTTGCTTGTTTCTTATGATTATCGGGAAACGAATGACGGAGGTACGATGGTAACGACCCATAAGGGTATACCTGAGGGCCCAGAGCTTTCGCGTGTGAGCCGGGGGACAAAGATTCGTGAAAACTATAATGCTGTCGGTAGCCTCGTCTCTCGTGAGGTGATCGATGTGGAGACCAGTATTGTGGTCGAATACCAACATGCCACCACCTTTGATGAACAGGGGCGTGTGACTGGATATGCTTATTCAGACGGTACGACCACACGGAGCAACTACAACTGCTGTGGCTTGGCGGATGAAACGGATATCTATGGCAATACGACCAGTTATTTTTACGATGACCTCGGTCGCGTGGATAGTGAGGTGAGATTGGGAATTACGACAGATTACACCTATGATGCGGCCGGCCGGATTGTGGAAAAGGCAGTGATCGGAACGGATAACACCTCGGAAATAATTCAAGAACAGCGCTTCTATACGCCAAGCGGTGAGTTGGACTACAAATTGGATGCGATGTCGCGTACGACCGACTATGAACGAATGGAAAATGGCGCGGGGCAGACTGTCCGAACGACGATAAATCCGGACGGTGGAAACGTGAAAAAGATATACCATCAGGATGGGCGTCTCAAATCGGTAGATGGGAGTGCGGCTTATCCTAAACAGTACGAGTATGGGGTGGTATTTGACACGCATAACAACCGCAGCTTTAACGCAACCTTTGTTAAGGAAATCCTTCTGGGTGATAACGGAGGCGAAGAGGAATTTACTGCGACCTATTATGATATGCTCGGACGGGTTTATAAAATCGAATATCCGAAGCTCACCTCGGAAGGGTCCGTGTTCGCTTATAAGTATTACGATAAGAAAGGACGCCTGGTTCGCGAGGTGGAGCCTGGAGACGGCACCAGTACGTTGTACGAGTATGATGCTTTAGGGCGTACGATCACGACTGCGCTGGATGTGGACGCTGACCAGCAAATTGATTATGCGGGGGCGGACCAGATTACGCGCACAGCGGAATCTTATTTCGAGGATCCTGTAAAAGGATTTGTCCGGCGATCAACTGTCGAGCTTTGGGAGATAGACGATTTGGACCAACCAACGGTTATTCAAACCAAAGATGTCGCGCTTTCGTCTCAGGATGTATGGACTTCTATTTACGGTCAAAATTCACACCAGAGCCTGAAGATTTCGGGTTCCGGTACTTATTCGCAGGTCCGAACCGCACAGGATGGTACGGTTAATAATACGACATATGTCGATGGGTATAGGAAAGAGTTGAAGGTTTCACATCCCGAGACTGGGAGTCTTGAGCAGAAAAAGTATAACTATGACGTATTTGGGCGTTTGGATAGTGTGGATGACGTTCGGAATGGGGTGACGGACTACGATTATTACCCTGACGGACGGATCCAATCAGTGACCCGACCCGACCCGGATACCTCAAAGGAGGGGATAGGCTATGACCCGCAAACGACCGAATATGTTTACCGGATTAATCTGGAAGATGGTCGTTTGATTTCGGTAACACTTCCCGATGCGTCCAGGCAACATTCTGCCTTTGGTCCGCGTGGTGGATTGATGAAGAGATGGGGTAGCAAGACTTACCCGGTTGAGTATACCTACGATCATGCTGGGCGCAAAGAATCGATGACGACGTGGCAGAACTTCGATGAGGAAAAGGGTGTGGGGATAAACGGAAGCGCGACCACGCAATGGATCTACAATAGACGTGGATTGTTGAAAGAGAAACGTTACGACGTGATCGATACATCGACTTACACGCCAGGGCCTCGATATGCATATGATGACACAGGTCGGCTGCATACGAGGACGTCTGCTCGTTCATTGGTGACGACTTACCGATACCACCGCGGAACAGGTCGCTTACAAAAGGTAGTTTATTCCGATGCCACTTCCGGCGTTACCAATACGTACACTCGGGCCGGGCGCCTTAAGACGGTCCAGGATGAAAGTGGGATTCGACAGTTGCAGTATGACACAGGGCGACTCACATCAGTCGAATGGGGCTCAGGGGCCTTGGCCGGCTTTCGGGTCGAACGCGGATATGATGAATATCTGCGCCCCAATTTTCTCCGTTTGAGTCAGGAAGAGAGGGAAGTCTACAACGTGAATTATGGCTACTACCCCGATTCACGCCTTCGGCAGGTATCCCATGGGCACTCCTTGTTTGAATACGGGTACCACCCGGAAAGTCAGTTGTTGAATCGGACGACTAGTCGTTACCGTGGACAAATTGGTTTACAGGTTGAGCGAGAATGGGATCGATTAAATCGGTTGGCATCGATCGAGACAGCCTTTGGTTACTCGAAGGTGCCGCTTCAGGCCTTCGACTATATCTACAATGATCTAAACCAACGTGAGCAGGTGCGTACTTTGGGATCGAAATACTGGGAGTACGGTTATGATGACATGGGGCAGGTGAAATCTGCGAATAAGAGGAGAGACTCGGATGGTGCCTCGCTGCCCGGCTACGGAAGTCACTACGCCTATGACGATATCGGTAACCGCCGGACGTCAGGGCCTCGAACCGCTTCGGAGCCAGGTTACAGTGAGTATTTTAGCGGTTCAGATGCGACGGGCGACCAGGGAGCAAATGCCTTAAATCAGTATGGGGGCCGCCGTCTCTCCAGATCGGTTCAGGTCATTGGTGAAGCGGATGCGTCAGCAAGCGTCACTGTAAATGATGGGCCGGCAACTCGGGTGGACGAAGTTTTTGGTGCGATCATCGATTATTCTACCGAGGATGCGCCTGATGAGGCACGTTATGAAACCCTCACGACGGTCGCCAAACTTTCGGAAGCAGGCGAGGATGGGGCCGATCTCGTCTCTGTTAAGGATGGCCGAGCCTATTTGGCACCAAATCCGGAAAATTTTGTCTACGACGCTGATGGGAATTTAATAGAAGACGGGCGTTGGAAATACACATGGAACGCGGAAAACCGACTCGTTGCGATGGAGACCCTGGCGGTCGCTTACAACGTCGGCGCGCCTCGTCAGAAGTTGGAATTTGCCTACGATTCGAGAGGTCGACGTTTCTCCAAAAAGGTCTACGAATGGGACACATTATCCAGTAGCTTTCAGCTCTCGAGTAGTACTCGATACCTCTATAACGGCTGGAATCTCATCGCGGAAATCGATGCGATGGCCCCTTCGTCACCCGCCATCCGGTCGACTTATGTCTGGGGCCTCGATTTATCCGGGACTACGCAGGGCGCCGGCGGTGTCGGCGGACTCCTGGCCGTAAACAACCAAAATGGTTCGACATACTACCCCGCCTTTGATGGAAATGGCAACGTAATGGCTTACTACGCAGCAGACACCGGAGAAAGCGTGGCTGAGTTCGAATATGGCCCCTTCGGCGAGCCCCTCCGCGAAACCGGCCCCAACGCCGAAGCATTTAATTTCCGCTTTTCCACAAAATACCAGGACCTCGAAACCGAGCTACTTTACTACGGCTTCAGATATTATGATCCCGTGACGGGTAGATGGCCATCCAGAGATCCGATTGGTGAGCGCGGCGGGTTGAATCTCTATGGTATGGTTGGCAATGATCCAGTAAATATATTCGATATACTTGGTTTACAGGGATCGAGAAGCTCGAGAAGTGGTTACACTCCTGATGGCGGTCCTTGGCTGACTCGGGAATATTGGACTATGAGATTCGATACCTCACAGAATCCGACGTTATCTAGGCCTGGACTTTTTGGGTTAAAACGTCGCGTGGCTGACTACAGAACCTCTGATTATGTAGTTCCGGAAACCGCGAATTTTACTATCAGCATATCTACTGGCCCAAATCGAACGCCAGGCTCTGATTTTGGCAAAGTCAATACCCTGGATATTCCTACGGGAACAAAGACTTTTCCAGTTACACCTAACGCCGACCGCATACCAAATCCTGATAAAGTTCCTGATGGCGTTTATCCGTGTCTAATCCGCGTGAAATGTAATCAGAAGTGCAAATGTGGAAATGATAGTAAAACGGTTTCTTGGACTCCTCGGGATGGTGTGTTTGCCAGTTTCATTCCTGGGACTTTGTATCAAACAAATCCGTATAGCACATTGCCCGCAAATACTGGTTGGGAATGCCGTCCAGATTCAGGGTTCGAGGAATCCTCGTGGAGTGGGTCTCTTGCTCAGTCGTTCTGTGGTGACGGAAAAAAGAAGTGTAGTAGTGCGAAATAA